Proteins from one Candida orthopsilosis Co 90-125, chromosome 2 draft sequence genomic window:
- a CDS encoding His6 protein (S. cerevisiae homolog HIS6 has 1-(5-phosphoribosyl)-5-[(5-phosphoribosylamino)methylideneamino]imidazole-4-carboxamide isomerase activity and has role in histidine biosynthetic process), producing MTKFRGCIDIHSGQVKQIVGGTLTQDDTLSSIESTQTLENFVSTKPSSYYAQLYSMNNLQGCHVIKLGSNPENDKAAELACKTWPKGLQVGGGINLENAQEWLDKGASHIIITSWLFSKNEETGKMELDFEKLAKISDKVGKGHLIVDLSCRTVINETGEVDWFVAMNKWQTITGNKLSKEFLLKVSSYCDELLIHAADVEGLCKGIDEKLVLSLSNWCPPNFEGKIVYAGGAKSLEDLQLVRDLSNGKVDLTFGSALDIFGGKLVKFDDLIRWNQKNS from the coding sequence ATGACAAAATTTAGAGGTTGCATAGATATCCATTCGGGTCAGGTCAAGCAAATTGTTGGTGGAACCCTAACTCAAGATGATACCCTATCTTCCATAGAATCTACCCAGACATTAGAGAATTTCGTACTGACCAAACCTTCCTCATATTACGCCCAATTATACTCCATGAACAATCTCCAAGGATGTCATGTGATAAAACTAGGCCTGAATCCAGAGAATGACAAAGCGGCTGAATTGGCGTGCAAAACATGGCCAAAAGGCCTACAAGTCGGTGGCGGAataaatttggaaaacgCGCAAGAATGGCTTGATAAGGGAGCGTCCCATATTATTATTACGAGCTGgcttttttcaaaaaatgaaGAAACGGGGAAAATGGAACTCGATTTCGAAAAATTGGCGAAGATTAGTGACAAGGTAGGCAAGGGACATTTGATTGTGGACTTGAGTTGCAGAACGGTGATAAATGAAACCGGTGAAGTTGATTGGTTCGTGGCAATGAATAAATGGCAAACTATTACGGGAAATAAACTAAGCAAGgagtttttgttgaaagtaAGCCTGTATTGTGATGAGTTGCTAATCCATGCAGCTGATGTTGAAGGGTTATGCAAAGGTATTGATGAGAAGTTAGTATTGAGTTTGAGCAACTGGTGTCCTCCAAATTTTGAAGGTAAAATAGTCTATGCAGGGGGTGCAAAATCACTAGAAGACCTTCAGTTAGTCAGAGACTTGAGCAAtggaaaagttgatttaaCTTTCGGTAGTGCACTCGATATTTTTGGTGGAAAACTTGTCAAGTTTGACGATTTGATAAGAtggaatcaaaaaaatagtTAG
- a CDS encoding RNA polymerase II subunit B44, whose product MDRDQGPSITIREQEEDRVDFVLGNVDLSVANALRRTMLAEVPTLAIDLVEIDVNTSVLADEFLAHRLGLIPLNSENIETLKYSRDCTCDNYCPKCSVTLELTAKCDTDSTMNVYASDLFKLANGSSLGNPVVRDQADRGSIICKLRKHQELRLTCIAKKGIAKEHAKWSPCAAIGFEYDPWNKLKHTDYWYEVDASEEWPKSKNCDWEEQPDPEEKFDYKAKPNDFYFDVETVGNLPPNDVVLQSVNTLQTKLASIVIELDKERVEGSNVQDGAFTSYGRTDYGHGGETPMIGATTPYGGDNSFGASGGYGGGSWN is encoded by the coding sequence ATGGACAGAGATCAGGGACCATCAATCACAATACGAGAACAGGAGGAAGATCGTGtggattttgttttgggaAATGTCGATCTATCCGTGGCAAACGCCCTCAGAAGAACCATGCTCGCTGAAGTACCCACATTAGCCATCGACTTGGTAGAAATTGACGTTAATACCTCGGTCCTTGCTGATGAGTTTTTAGCTCATAGATTAGGTCTCATACCTCTCAACAGTGAGAATATAGAAACTTTAAAGTACTCAAGAGATTGTACTTGTGACAACTATTGTCCCAAATGTTCAGTGACATTAGAATTGACGGCTAAATGTGATACAGACTCAACAATGAACGTTTATGCCAGTGATCTTTTTAAATTAGCCAACGGTCTGAGTCTAGGCAATCCTGTGGTGAGAGATCAAGCGGATAGGGGTTCCATAATTTGCAAGTTGAGAAAACATCAAGAATTGCGTCTAACTTGTATTGCTAAGAAGGGAATAGCTAAAGAACACGCCAAATGGTCACCTTGTGCTGCTATAGGGTTTGAATATGACCCATGGAATAAACTAAAGCATACTGATTACTGGTACGAAGTTGATGCTAGTGAAGAGTGGCCGAAGTCTAAAAATTGTGATTGGGAAGAACAACCTGATCCTGAGGAAAAGTTTGATTACAAAGCAAAACCAAatgatttttattttgatgtGGAAACAGTGGGAAATTTACCTCCAAACGACGTTGTACTTCAAAGTGTCAATACATTGCAAACGAAACTAGCATCGATTGTAATAGAGTTGGATAAGGAGAGAGTAGAGGGAAGTAATGTTCAAGACGGTGCATTTACCAGTTACGGTAGAACTGATTATGGTCATGGTGGAGAAACCCCAATGATTGGTGCCACTACACCATATGGAGGAGACAATTCTTTTGGGGCTTCTGGTGGCTATGGTGGCGGTTCATGGAATTGA
- a CDS encoding Gyp2 protein (S. cerevisiae homolog MDR1 has Rab GTPase activator activity, has role in intracellular protein transport and localizes to cytoplasm) has protein sequence MAFFGVLKDKAISTFNEVILDKKVGGDGLTKEQKFCQKFQLPEEERIVQESNVVILYNSDHSEPNNNKFKGPHRYNSFEDDEHEIHFQGRLYLTQHFLIFRDSHDYRDCSFTLQLSTIKKVERETASFDYNFVLSLTTVSKLHIKLYFSGGIRSDNERFAQCLSMTLKKNQSNIKKLKPFIQTCYSEYLLSKNKVSHEVFEHTPPGGLGLVFKFPGNVKESKDKVKLKLWFDLFKENGRNLSLIKTPMFYKLIRVGLPNRLRGEIWELCCGSMYLRLDHQNEYEKLLLDNKDKMSLAIEEIQKDLNRSLPEYAAYQSPEGIESLRKVLTAFSWKNPEVGYCQAMNIVVAALLIYMSEEQAFWTLNVLCDRIVPGYYSKTMYGTLLDQRVFESLVQTTMPILWDHICKNDIQLSVVSLPWFLSLYLSSMPLVFAFRILDIFFMQGPKTLFQVALAILKINGEELLKTEDDGTFISIIKEYFLSLDSSAHPNSPQLKYRNITKFQDLLLVSFKEFSNIDDETIQSHREKHRDTIYQNISTFVKRTEIRHLPKTPNITQSTLDILYDRFYSQVEVSNITKGSGSSTIDFKSFVKFLSEVCDWVHFDENEVETISHDHFLRRLFQNWDSENQNVLSFADLLVGLNSLVESDLMTAMSNFFKLYDVKHNNKIDREGILRISEDLLYITSPWKEGYLLDEITRTAVENEVAEAVLKKQMESEKGAGSEEKEKNHDQNGAIDLPAHIEVNKEKLAAEQTERYLQAASTFINRAFEYAQPEEEELLIKDLAIDEKLKHNVALDPTHPVYLNLATFRMVILADETYELLFSSTFRDSIHLDRPLDLKFDPMRNIRDMFDGLLADGKKVANKVRLRMDSRASQQSQEGSSSSSLRSNRTRTSTLATSRDEEEEERDDDFGVISIDEKDKDMLLATEAQSLGDDVQKRPDIKKQLKKFHDTDKDSGVKLADASSTENGKENLIEFET, from the coding sequence ATGGCTTTTTTTGGAGTTTTGAAAGATAAAGCTATTAGCACCTTCAATGAGGTGATCTTAGATAAAAAGGTTGGAGGGGATGGGTTGACCAAAGAGCAGAAGTTTTGTCAAAAGTTTCAGCTTCCAGAAGAGGAGAGAATAGTTCAAGAATCCAACGTTGTGATCCTCTACAATTCAGATCATTCAGAACCTAATAATAACAAGTTTAAGGGACCACACAGATACAACAGTTTCGAAGACGATGAGCATGAAATTCATTTCCAGGGTAGATTGTATCTCACTCAACATTTTTTAATCTTTAGAGATAGTCACGATTACCGAGATTGTTCTTTCACATTGCAACTATCGACAATCAAGAAAGTGGAAAGAGAAACGGCTTCGTTTGATtacaattttgtattgtcGTTGACTACTGTTAGCAAATTGCACATCAAGTTATACTTTAGTGGTGGTATCAGATCCGATAACGAAAGATTTGCTCAATGTTTGTCAATGAccttgaaaaagaatcaatcaaatattAAGAAATTGAAGCCATTTATACAAACTTGTTATTCTGAATAccttttatcaaaaaacaaGGTGTCACATGAGGTTTTTGAACATACACCTCCGGGTGGGTTGGGCTTAGTATTTAAATTTCCTGGTAATGTTAAAGAGTCTAAGGACAAGGTCAAGTTGAAACTATGGTTTGATCTTTTCAAGGAAAACGGACGAAATCTTTCTTTGATTAAAACACCAATGTTTTATAAGTTGATTAGAGTCGGTTTACCAAATAGATTGAGGGGAGAAATTTGGGAATTGTGTTGTGGATCGATGTATTTGCGATTAGACCATCAAAACGAATATGAGAAGTTGTTACTCGATAACAAAGATAAGATGTCACTTgccattgaagaaattcaaaaggaCTTGAATAGATCTCTTCCAGAATATGCTGCCTACCAGAGTCCCGAGGGTATTGAGAGTTTGAGGAAAGTTTTGACTGCTTTTTCATGGAAAAATCCAGAAGTTGGTTATTGTCAAGCAATgaatattgttgttgcagcTTTGTTGATATACATGTCGGAAGAGCAAGCTTTCTGGACGTTAAATGTTTTGTGTGATAGAATCGTACCTGGGTACTACTCCAAGACGATGTATGGTACTTTGCTCGACCAGAGAGTCTTTGAGTCTTTGGTTCAAACCACAATGCCAATACTTTGGGATCACATTTGTAAGAATGACATTCAATTATCAGTGGTTTCGTTGCCATGGTTTTTGTCGTTGTATTTGTCATCCATGCCTTTGGTGTTTGCATTTAGAATATTAGACATTTTTTTCATGCAAGGACCCAAAACGTTGTTTCAAGTGGCGTTGGCCATTTTAAAGATCAATGGTGAGGAGTTGTTGAAGACCGAAGACGATGGTACATTCATCTCCATAATTAAGGAGTACTTTCTTAGTTTGGATAGTTCTGCACACCCAAACTCACCACAATTAAAGTACAGGAATATTACGAAGTTCCAAGATTTGCTTTTGGTGTCATTTAAAGAGTTTTCCAACATTGATGACGAAACAATCCAACTGCACAGGGAAAAACATAGAGATAcgatttatcaaaacatttcCACTTTTGTTAAGCGTACGGAAATTAGACATTTACCAAAAACGCCAAATATTACACAGAGTACTCTTGACATACTCTACGATAGGTTCTATTCACAGGTTGAGGTTTCAAATATTACTAAAGGATCCGGGTCAAGTACAAtcgatttcaaatcattcgTGAAGTTCTTGTCTGAGGTTTGTGATTGGGTacattttgatgaaaatgaggTTGAAACAATTTCCCATGACCATTTCTTGCGAAGATTATTCCAAAATTGGGATTctgaaaatcaaaatgttTTATCATTTGCTGACTTGTTGGTTGGGCTAAACTCATTAGTTGAATCGGATCTTATGACGGCAATGTctaattttttcaaactttatGATGTCAAGcataataataaaattgatCGAGAAGGAATTTTACGAATTTCAGAAGACCTTTTGTACATCACATCGCCTTGGAAAGAAGGGTATTTGTTGGACGAAATTACCCGCACTGCGGTTGAAAATGAGGTTGCTGAGGcagtattgaaaaagcaaaTGGAATCCGAGAAAGGTGCTGGAAGCgaggagaaggagaagaatCATGACCAAAACGGAGCAATCGACTTGCCAGCTCATATTGAAGTGAACAAGGAAAAGCTTGCAGCAGAACAAACTGAAAGATACTTACAAGCCGCAAGCACATTCATCAATCGTGCCTTTGAATACGCCCAACCTGAAGAGGAGGAGCTACTTATAAAAGATCTTGCCATAGATGAAAAGCTTAAACACAATGTTGCATTGGACCCTACACACCCAGTCTATCTCAATTTGGCCACATTTCGAATGGTGATTTTGGCGGATGAGACTTATGAATTGCTTTTTAGCTCGACTTTTAGGGATTCCATTCACTTGGACAGACCATTGGATTTGAAGTTTGATCCAATGAGGAATATTAGAGATATGTTTGATGGTCTATTGGCAGATGGAAAGAAAGTTGCCAATAAGGTAAGATTGAGAATGGACTCAAGGGCATCACAACAAAGCCAAGAAGGATCAAGTTCGTCATCCCTCAGGTCTAACAGGACTAGGACATCTACACTCGCTACTTCTcgtgatgaagaagaggaggaaagagatgatgattttggtgtGATATCgattgatgaaaaggaCAAAGACATGCTTTTAGCTACTGAAGCACAATCGTTGGGTGACGATGTACAAAAGCGACCCGAtatcaaaaaacaattgaagaaattccACGACACGGATAAGGATTCTGGAGTGAAGCTTGCTGATGCATCTTCGACCGAAAATGGTAAAGAGAACTTGATAGAGTTTGAAACTTGA
- a CDS encoding secreted protein → MKFNFASVTLFFTAAVSTVAALPAASAPLELTPREFDIANNALHNMEHYNTKRSLLTEAEIVKRESQIVTDILTIIKDTNLAPSVIKYFIDDPQLSNITINVIVSAIKNGWINLDTLLKSLNDSGLAVDVIQNLINDCAFYAEIFKLVGQWLENLPNIIANLLGINAAAVSSAVDKREIARMGPEYIVPVYARDTQDILTSLMESLKNSGLANQVVEALVVDDDFYTFGADLISQLFSSGAITLGQLIDALVDSGLIPSLFKAFLNVDTLKSVIVNALAAAFGNCKDTSTTSSIVTTPTGGPAPTVTTGSADLSSLLSDTSFSTVTTTSSPSKCKKKKRST, encoded by the coding sequence ATGAAGTTCAACTTTGCCTCAGTCACATTATTTTTCACAGCTGCTGTTTCAACCGTTGCTGCTTTACCTGCTGCTTCAGCTCCTTTGGAATTGACTCCAAGAGAGTTTGATATTGCCAACAATGCCCTCCACAATATGGAACATTACAACACCAAGAGATCATTATTGACCGAAGCTGAGATTGTCAAAAGAGAATCCCAGATTGTCACTGATATTTTAACCATCATCAAAGACACCAACTTAGCTCCAAGTGTTATTAAATACTTTATCGATGATCCACAATTGTCAAACATCACCATTAATGTCATCGTCTCTGCTATCAAAAACGGTTGGATTAACTTGGAcactttgttgaaatctttgaacGACTCTGGATTGGCTGTTGATGTTATTCAAAACCTTATTAACGACTGTGCTTTCTACGCtgaaatcttcaaattggttgGACAATGGCTTGAAAACTTGCCAAACATTATTGCTAACTTGTTGGGTATTAACGCTGCTGCCGTTTCTTCAGCTGTTGACAAGAGAGAAATTGCTAGAATGGGACCTGAGTACATTGTTCCAGTTTATGCTAGAGACACTCAAGACATTCTTACTTCATTGATGGAATCATTAAAGAACTCTGGATTGGCTAAccaagttgttgaagctttggttgttgatgatgacttCTACACTTTCGGTGCTGACTTAATTTCACAATTGTTCTCATCCGGTGCTATCACTCTtggtcaattgattgatgctTTGGTTGACTCTGGTTTGATTCCATCACTTTTTAAAGCTTTCTTGAATGTTGACACACTTAAATCGGTTATTGTGAACGCCTTGGCTGCTGCATTCGGTAACTGTAAAGATACTTCAACCACCTCATCAATTGTCACTACCCCAACTGGTGGTCCAGCTCCAACTGTTACTACTGGTAGTGCTGATCTTAGTTCACTTCTCAGCGACACTTCATTCAGTACTGttaccaccaccagctCACCAAGCAAATgtaaaaagaagaagagatcAACTTAA